The Pseudofrankia inefficax genome window below encodes:
- a CDS encoding amidohydrolase family protein, with protein sequence MPLREVRDAHRHLGVLPAFGFYGGPPVTPDVSARGTLAELRADLDREGTARALVIPNYGVPDVAVTFGFNELCVEAAQADDRIRAGLWVSPRPADAALTEQALQLAGERGVAALKLSFLLGGRADAPDCAPQLDAIFATAAARDLVVHVHTSPGAASDIDVVGHLVDRYADDVRIHLVHLGGGVSGHIKLIGGRFFDWVAAGKRVYTDTSWAVGFAPRWLATEIERRGLGHDRLLFASDEPWGDHPGELARLAAAVGDGELARHVFTDNFDTLYGCHSP encoded by the coding sequence GTGCCGCTGCGAGAGGTGCGCGACGCGCACCGACATCTCGGAGTACTCCCCGCCTTCGGCTTCTACGGCGGGCCGCCGGTGACGCCGGATGTCTCGGCGCGTGGCACCCTCGCCGAGCTGCGCGCCGACCTGGACCGCGAAGGCACCGCCAGGGCACTGGTCATCCCGAACTACGGGGTCCCGGACGTGGCGGTCACCTTCGGCTTCAACGAGCTGTGCGTCGAGGCCGCGCAGGCCGACGACCGGATCCGGGCCGGCCTGTGGGTGTCGCCGCGACCGGCGGACGCGGCGCTGACCGAGCAGGCGCTCCAGCTCGCCGGTGAACGGGGCGTCGCGGCGCTGAAACTGAGCTTCCTGCTCGGCGGCCGCGCCGACGCCCCGGACTGCGCACCCCAGCTGGACGCGATCTTCGCCACGGCGGCGGCGCGCGACCTGGTGGTGCACGTCCACACCTCACCAGGAGCCGCCTCCGACATCGACGTCGTCGGGCATCTCGTCGACCGGTACGCCGACGACGTGCGCATTCACCTCGTGCACCTCGGTGGCGGCGTGAGCGGGCACATCAAGCTGATCGGCGGCCGGTTCTTCGACTGGGTCGCCGCCGGCAAGCGGGTCTACACCGATACCAGCTGGGCGGTCGGCTTCGCGCCCCGCTGGCTGGCCACCGAGATCGAACGGCGCGGCCTCGGCCACGACCGGCTGCTGTTCGCCAGCGACGAGCCCTGGGGCGACCACCCGGGCGAACTCGCCCGGCTGGCGGCGGCCGTCGGCGACGGGGAGCTGGCCCGGCACGTCTTCACCGACAACTTCGACACCCTCTACGGCTGCCACTCGCCCTGA
- a CDS encoding carbon-nitrogen hydrolase family protein: MSVMTIGVVSDSFGRDLATCFEQVARYIEKARAQGVQLLALPEAALGGYLPELGSTDDPGVGEPAPLLAADGPQIARLVELAGDMIVCIGYSERAGARRYNSAVCVGGGEVLGRYRKVHLPLSEGASYDAGTGFHAFDTPLGRIGMMICYDKVFPEAARGLALDGAEIIVCLSAWPMARTKPADTPAGDRWRFRFDTFDVARALENQVVFVSANQVGRFGTLTFVGNSKILHADGTELAATGEEPGMAVARLDVDEALFVARRGLNHLRARRPDAYDTQCLLAGEPLLRQPPRLIPPARTG; the protein is encoded by the coding sequence ATGAGCGTCATGACCATCGGGGTGGTGTCCGATTCGTTCGGGCGGGACCTGGCCACGTGCTTCGAACAGGTGGCCCGTTACATCGAGAAGGCGAGGGCGCAGGGCGTCCAGCTGCTCGCCCTGCCGGAGGCGGCGCTCGGCGGCTACCTGCCGGAGCTCGGCTCGACCGACGACCCAGGGGTCGGCGAGCCCGCACCGTTGCTCGCGGCCGACGGGCCGCAGATCGCCCGCCTGGTCGAGCTGGCCGGCGACATGATCGTCTGCATCGGCTACTCGGAACGGGCCGGAGCGCGCCGCTACAACAGCGCCGTCTGCGTCGGCGGCGGCGAAGTGCTCGGGCGTTACCGCAAGGTGCACCTGCCCCTGTCCGAGGGTGCTTCGTACGACGCGGGCACCGGATTCCACGCGTTCGACACGCCGCTCGGGCGGATCGGCATGATGATCTGCTACGACAAGGTCTTCCCCGAGGCGGCCCGTGGCCTGGCGCTCGACGGGGCGGAGATCATCGTCTGCCTGTCAGCCTGGCCGATGGCGCGCACCAAGCCGGCCGACACGCCGGCCGGCGATCGCTGGCGCTTCCGATTCGACACCTTCGATGTGGCCCGCGCGTTGGAGAACCAGGTGGTCTTCGTGTCGGCGAACCAGGTCGGCCGGTTCGGGACGCTGACGTTCGTCGGCAACTCGAAGATCCTGCACGCGGACGGCACGGAGCTCGCCGCGACCGGCGAGGAGCCAGGGATGGCCGTCGCCCGCCTGGACGTCGACGAGGCGCTGTTCGTCGCCCGGCGCGGCCTGAACCACCTGCGCGCCCGGCGCCCGGACGCCTACGACACCCAGTGCCTGCTGGCCGGCGAGCCGCTGCTGCGCCAGCCACCCCGGCTCATCCCGCCGGCACGCACCGGCTGA
- a CDS encoding NAD-dependent epimerase/dehydratase family protein: MRVAVTGGSGFIGAHVVDRLLDAGHEVRALDLAVNGADTRADHRVVDVLDLEAVAGAFDGCDAVFHIAGMSNVDLAFADPVGTVRLNVEGTGNVCEAARRTGVRRVLFASTVWVYGAVPDADGRPEVGAAGGESLTEDSVIELGRAGHIYTSTKLAAELLLHSYRETYGLPFTILRYGIPYGPGMRDELVLARFVARAVAGEPLTVAGDGRQFRRYVYVRDLADAHVRALTAPAAENETIALEGAERISVLDMAEAVRAHFPGVEIEHVPARPGDYRGREVSAERAARLLDWRPTTTFHDGVRQYVEWYRANRADGKSGKRADQAGVDGSPAGRPRRPAVPAAPADDATAREPSRQDGAPATPSARRAGLAASPVER, from the coding sequence ATGCGAGTTGCTGTTACTGGCGGTTCCGGCTTCATCGGCGCGCACGTGGTCGACCGGCTGCTCGACGCGGGCCACGAGGTCCGCGCGCTGGACCTGGCCGTGAACGGCGCCGACACGCGGGCCGATCACCGGGTGGTCGACGTCCTCGACCTCGAGGCCGTGGCCGGCGCGTTCGACGGCTGCGACGCGGTCTTCCACATCGCCGGCATGTCGAACGTCGACCTGGCCTTCGCCGACCCGGTCGGCACCGTGCGGCTCAACGTCGAGGGCACCGGCAACGTCTGCGAGGCCGCCCGCCGGACCGGCGTGCGCCGGGTGCTGTTCGCCAGCACCGTCTGGGTCTATGGCGCCGTGCCCGACGCCGACGGGAGGCCCGAGGTCGGGGCGGCGGGCGGCGAGAGCCTGACGGAGGACTCCGTCATCGAGCTCGGCCGGGCCGGTCATATCTACACGTCCACCAAGCTGGCGGCCGAGCTGCTGCTGCACAGCTACCGGGAGACCTACGGCCTGCCGTTCACGATCCTGCGCTACGGGATCCCGTACGGTCCCGGGATGCGCGACGAGCTGGTGCTGGCCCGCTTCGTCGCCCGCGCGGTCGCCGGCGAGCCGCTCACGGTCGCCGGTGACGGTCGCCAGTTCCGCCGGTACGTGTACGTCCGTGACCTGGCCGACGCGCATGTCCGCGCGTTGACCGCGCCCGCCGCCGAGAACGAGACGATCGCGCTGGAGGGCGCCGAGCGCATCAGCGTCCTCGACATGGCCGAGGCCGTGCGGGCCCACTTCCCTGGCGTGGAGATCGAGCACGTGCCGGCCCGGCCCGGCGACTACCGCGGCCGTGAGGTGTCCGCCGAGCGGGCCGCCCGGCTGCTCGACTGGCGGCCGACGACGACGTTCCACGACGGGGTGCGCCAGTACGTCGAGTGGTACCGCGCCAACAGGGCCGACGGGAAGAGTGGCAAGCGGGCGGATCAGGCGGGCGTCGACGGGTCGCCGGCCGGGCGGCCGCGCAGGCCGGCTGTCCCGGCAGCGCCGGCCGACGACGCGACCGCCCGCGAGCCCAGCCGGCAGGACGGCGCGCCGGCCACGCCGTCGGCGCGCCGCGCCGGCCTGGCGGCGAGCCCGGTGGAGCGGTGA
- a CDS encoding MSMEG_0567/sll0787 family protein, which translates to MVGALLAGDPVAAGPVAPAGLSGRPGPVDTLAVWGDPGTLRRRPPYRIERAHDAATIAAYHRLRRAVFVDEQGLFADGPAGDLDETDEDPRTTVLVARAVGGPQEGQVIGGVRLGPTAAWPGPDIGWWQGGRLAVRAAARQRYAGVGGALVRAACAHAEAAGALRFDATVQQSRERFFGRLGWMTVGPTTVNGAPHALMRWPIHRVAMLAAITKAPLGALLGGLRPGGTGFVGDDGAPVPGTDMVAACDAILPAMVDRDPFWAGWCGVLVNLNDLAAMGAQPLGLLDAVAGPTESRVSRVLAGLRAASDAFAVPILGGHSQLGVASSLAVTAVGRAEEPIRAGAGLPGHVITVTADLAGGWRPGYTGRQWDSTSTRRTAELRGMLSLTVRHRPVAAKDVSMAGIVGTLGMLAESSGCSAEIDVARVPRPAGVPAGDWLTCFPGFAMVTADVPERPMPAMSQAVSACCGRLVPGSGVSLLWPDGLRTPVLGGHVTGMGPA; encoded by the coding sequence ATGGTGGGCGCACTGCTCGCCGGTGACCCGGTCGCGGCCGGCCCGGTCGCCCCGGCCGGCCTGTCCGGGCGACCGGGACCGGTGGACACGCTCGCCGTCTGGGGTGATCCCGGGACGCTGCGCCGCCGCCCGCCCTACCGGATCGAGCGGGCGCACGACGCCGCCACCATCGCCGCCTACCACCGCCTGCGCCGGGCGGTGTTCGTTGACGAGCAGGGCCTGTTCGCCGACGGGCCGGCCGGTGACCTGGACGAGACCGACGAGGATCCGCGCACGACCGTGCTGGTCGCCCGGGCAGTCGGCGGGCCCCAGGAGGGCCAGGTGATCGGCGGCGTCCGGCTCGGCCCGACGGCGGCCTGGCCGGGACCGGACATCGGCTGGTGGCAGGGCGGCCGGCTCGCCGTCCGGGCAGCCGCCCGCCAGCGCTACGCCGGCGTCGGCGGCGCGCTGGTCAGGGCCGCGTGCGCGCACGCGGAGGCGGCCGGCGCACTGCGGTTCGACGCGACCGTCCAGCAGAGCCGGGAACGGTTCTTCGGCCGGCTCGGCTGGATGACGGTCGGGCCGACGACGGTCAACGGCGCCCCGCACGCGCTGATGCGCTGGCCGATCCACCGGGTCGCCATGCTCGCCGCGATCACCAAGGCGCCGCTGGGGGCGCTGCTCGGCGGGCTGCGCCCGGGCGGCACCGGCTTCGTCGGCGACGACGGCGCCCCGGTGCCGGGAACCGACATGGTGGCCGCCTGCGACGCCATCCTGCCGGCGATGGTCGACCGGGACCCGTTCTGGGCCGGCTGGTGCGGGGTGCTGGTCAACCTGAACGACCTGGCCGCGATGGGCGCCCAGCCGCTCGGGCTGCTCGACGCGGTCGCGGGGCCGACGGAGTCCCGGGTCAGCCGGGTGCTGGCCGGGCTGCGGGCGGCTTCCGACGCGTTCGCGGTGCCGATCCTCGGCGGGCACAGCCAGCTCGGCGTGGCGTCGTCACTCGCCGTCACCGCCGTGGGACGGGCCGAGGAACCGATCCGGGCCGGTGCCGGCCTGCCGGGGCACGTCATCACCGTCACCGCCGACCTGGCCGGCGGCTGGCGCCCCGGCTACACCGGCCGACAGTGGGACTCGACCTCGACCCGGCGGACCGCGGAGCTGCGCGGCATGCTCTCGCTCACCGTCCGCCACCGGCCGGTCGCGGCCAAGGACGTCAGCATGGCCGGGATCGTCGGCACCCTCGGCATGCTCGCCGAGTCCAGTGGCTGCTCGGCCGAGATCGACGTGGCGCGGGTGCCACGGCCGGCCGGAGTACCGGCCGGCGACTGGCTGACCTGCTTTCCCGGCTTCGCCATGGTCACGGCGGACGTCCCGGAGCGGCCGATGCCCGCGATGTCGCAGGCCGTCTCGGCCTGCTGCGGGCGGCTGGTGCCCGGCTCCGGCGTCTCGCTGCTGTGGCCGGACGGCCTGCGGACCCCCGTTCTCGGCGGCCACGTCACCGGGATGGGGCCCGCATGA
- a CDS encoding MGDG synthase family glycosyltransferase: MAAESAWPARGARIGDPAQVPTVPFRPEDVPTLPDSGTSPGQARQARSAGGPYPGMRGFDVPFARPRPSGGALLLTGSLGMGHHVMAQACASSLEARQMRVRTLDSLRMLGGPGGRLGEAVFRGMLEVPGLYDAFHFNQLRTGGRIATAIDALSSRFLVPRMRDELTREPVSVVISVFATGAAAASRVKADFPGLVTVVFCTDVCPHRLWVHQNTDLYLVTSPTAMRYVRRFHPRAEIAVVPTPVRAPFYEAPTQRDARLAFGIPLEARCVLLMSGAWGLGPLVAAAEAMAAAGVWVFAVAGHNAKLARRLAALAEREHRVIPFGFTDRIPQLMAAADLVVTSSGDTCSEARVVGRDLLLLDVVPGHGRDNLQGELEKGGAEIAGRDPRALTRSVLAALDGVRPPTTRVTRGPREWEDAFGKALALVGLTPGR, encoded by the coding sequence ATGGCGGCCGAGTCCGCCTGGCCCGCCCGTGGCGCCCGGATCGGGGATCCGGCTCAGGTCCCGACGGTCCCGTTCCGGCCCGAGGACGTGCCGACCCTGCCCGACTCGGGAACCTCACCCGGGCAGGCGAGACAGGCCCGGTCGGCCGGCGGCCCGTACCCAGGGATGCGCGGGTTCGACGTCCCGTTCGCGCGCCCGCGCCCGAGCGGGGGTGCCCTGCTGCTGACCGGCTCGCTCGGCATGGGGCACCACGTGATGGCCCAGGCCTGTGCCTCCTCGCTGGAGGCCCGGCAGATGCGGGTCCGCACGCTGGACAGCCTGCGGATGCTCGGCGGGCCCGGTGGGCGCCTCGGCGAGGCGGTGTTCCGCGGGATGCTGGAGGTCCCCGGCCTCTACGACGCGTTCCACTTCAACCAGCTGCGGACCGGCGGCCGGATCGCGACCGCGATCGACGCCCTGTCCAGCCGCTTCCTGGTGCCGCGGATGCGCGACGAGCTGACCCGGGAACCGGTGAGCGTGGTCATCTCCGTCTTCGCCACCGGCGCGGCCGCCGCCAGCCGGGTCAAGGCCGACTTCCCCGGCCTGGTCACGGTGGTGTTCTGCACGGACGTCTGCCCGCACCGGCTGTGGGTGCATCAGAACACCGACCTCTACCTGGTCACCTCGCCGACCGCGATGCGCTACGTCCGCCGGTTCCACCCGCGTGCCGAGATCGCTGTCGTCCCGACGCCGGTGCGGGCCCCGTTCTACGAGGCGCCGACGCAGCGGGACGCCCGGCTCGCCTTCGGCATCCCGCTGGAGGCGCGCTGCGTGCTGTTGATGTCCGGTGCCTGGGGCCTCGGCCCGCTGGTCGCGGCGGCCGAGGCGATGGCGGCGGCAGGCGTGTGGGTCTTCGCCGTCGCCGGGCACAACGCCAAGCTGGCCCGCCGGCTCGCGGCGCTGGCCGAGCGCGAGCACCGGGTGATCCCGTTTGGCTTCACCGACCGGATTCCCCAGCTCATGGCCGCCGCCGACCTGGTCGTGACCTCGTCCGGCGACACGTGCAGCGAGGCGCGGGTCGTCGGTCGCGACCTGCTGCTGCTGGACGTCGTGCCGGGCCACGGCCGGGACAACCTGCAGGGGGAGCTGGAGAAGGGCGGTGCCGAGATCGCCGGCCGCGACCCGCGCGCGCTCACCCGCTCGGTGCTGGCCGCGCTCGACGGGGTGCGGCCGCCGACCACTCGGGTCACCCGCGGTCCCCGGGAGTGGGAAGACGCCTTTGGCAAGGCGTTGGCCCTCGTCGGCCTGACCCCTGGTCGGTGA
- a CDS encoding MSMEG_0568 family radical SAM protein has translation MTLPPTPSAASVNADGGPAAATTRPATAGQARPPDLTTDHLTTDHLMTDKASAALTASADLDTGSRLAAARPASLETRVGLAVHGVRLTAPVSRRAGAGPSDDGHVVLGGRGVALPIVATSRYEVSGDRLLFEGTDLGIPVEPVRRPRFYDLTTADGIRYEQLARLHGADVLATTVLQTCVRYQEADRCRFCAIEESLRAGATTARKTPAQLAEVAEAAVRLDGVRQLVMTTGSTAAPDRGARLLAEAVRAVLAAVPGLPIQVQCEPPADLGAIRELREAGASAIGIHVESLDDAVRARWMPGKATVPLAAYEAAWTEAVRVFGRNRVSTYLLIGLGEDPDELVAGAERLIGLGVYPFVVPFRPIAGTLAARDGARAPDQAVVADVTRRVAAALRAAGMRGADQTAGCAACGACSALPEAGG, from the coding sequence ATGACGCTGCCGCCCACCCCCTCCGCGGCGAGCGTCAACGCAGACGGCGGCCCCGCGGCCGCGACCACCCGCCCCGCGACGGCCGGCCAGGCCCGTCCCCCCGACCTCACGACCGACCACCTCACGACCGACCACCTCATGACGGACAAGGCCAGCGCGGCCCTCACCGCGTCGGCCGACCTCGACACCGGCTCGCGGCTCGCGGCTGCCCGACCGGCGAGCCTGGAGACCCGGGTCGGCCTCGCGGTCCACGGCGTGCGGCTCACCGCCCCGGTGAGCCGGCGGGCCGGAGCCGGCCCGAGCGACGACGGGCACGTCGTGCTCGGCGGCCGCGGCGTCGCGCTGCCGATCGTGGCGACGAGCCGGTACGAGGTCAGCGGCGACCGGCTGCTGTTCGAGGGCACCGACCTCGGCATCCCCGTCGAGCCGGTCCGCCGGCCCCGGTTCTACGACCTCACGACGGCCGACGGCATCCGCTACGAACAGCTGGCCCGGCTGCACGGCGCCGACGTGCTGGCGACCACCGTGCTGCAGACCTGCGTCCGCTACCAGGAGGCGGACCGCTGCCGCTTCTGCGCGATCGAGGAGTCGCTGCGCGCCGGGGCCACCACCGCGCGCAAGACCCCGGCCCAGCTGGCCGAGGTCGCCGAGGCCGCGGTACGCCTCGACGGCGTGCGGCAGCTGGTGATGACGACCGGCAGCACCGCCGCGCCCGACCGCGGCGCCCGGCTGCTGGCCGAGGCGGTCCGAGCCGTGCTCGCGGCGGTTCCGGGCCTGCCGATCCAGGTCCAGTGCGAGCCCCCGGCGGATCTCGGGGCGATCCGGGAGCTGCGCGAGGCAGGCGCGAGCGCGATCGGGATCCACGTCGAGTCCCTGGACGACGCCGTCCGCGCCCGCTGGATGCCAGGAAAGGCGACCGTCCCGTTGGCCGCCTACGAGGCCGCGTGGACGGAGGCGGTCCGCGTCTTCGGCCGCAACCGGGTCTCCACCTACCTGCTCATCGGCCTCGGTGAGGACCCGGATGAGCTCGTCGCCGGCGCCGAGCGGCTCATCGGCCTGGGCGTCTACCCGTTCGTCGTCCCGTTCCGGCCGATCGCCGGCACCCTCGCCGCCCGCGACGGCGCCAGAGCGCCGGACCAGGCGGTCGTGGCGGACGTGACCCGCCGGGTCGCGGCCGCCCTGCGGGCCGCCGGGATGCGCGGGGCCGACCAGACCGCGGGCTGCGCCGCCTGCGGTGCGTGCTCGGCGCTGCCCGAGGCGGGGGGCTGA
- a CDS encoding DegT/DnrJ/EryC1/StrS family aminotransferase, with amino-acid sequence MQVPAARIVFSEADRAEIAAATAEILATGQLTLGPYTREFENAFARAHAAPFAIAVNSGTAALEIILRAVDVAGADVVLPTNTFAATAFAVQRAGGRPVFADVDPNTFALSAETVAEVLTERTKAVVVVHVGGLIPAGVSALRALCDKRGLALVEDAAHAHGSQRAGRYAGQFGVAAAFSFYPTKVITSGEGGMIVTSDDRIRDEALLYRDQGKAGFLGNVHIRQGYAWRMSEIHAVTGLVHLRRLPEFLAVRARIAARYDAAIDANPGLERPRTPPADVNNYYKYIVLPSSGVDRTSLRKELKEKHGVGLAGEVYEAPLHQQPVFESLAAGTLPVAEDVCARHICLPIHSDMTDAEADHVLTGLSGALRAQLLTG; translated from the coding sequence GTGCAGGTGCCAGCGGCGAGAATCGTCTTCTCCGAGGCGGACCGTGCCGAGATCGCGGCGGCGACGGCCGAAATCCTGGCCACCGGTCAGCTCACCCTCGGCCCGTACACCCGTGAGTTCGAGAACGCCTTCGCGCGGGCGCACGCCGCTCCGTTCGCGATCGCGGTGAACAGCGGGACGGCCGCGTTGGAGATCATCCTGCGGGCCGTGGACGTGGCGGGGGCCGACGTCGTGCTGCCGACGAACACCTTCGCGGCGACCGCCTTCGCCGTGCAGCGGGCCGGTGGGCGACCGGTGTTCGCGGACGTAGACCCGAACACCTTCGCGCTGTCGGCCGAGACGGTGGCCGAGGTGCTGACCGAGCGGACGAAGGCCGTCGTCGTCGTCCATGTCGGCGGGCTCATCCCGGCCGGCGTCAGCGCGCTGCGGGCGCTGTGTGACAAGCGTGGACTGGCCCTCGTCGAGGACGCAGCGCACGCGCACGGCTCCCAGCGCGCCGGCCGGTACGCCGGCCAGTTCGGCGTCGCCGCGGCCTTCTCCTTCTACCCGACGAAGGTCATCACCAGCGGCGAGGGCGGCATGATCGTCACCTCCGACGACCGGATCCGGGATGAGGCGCTTCTTTACCGGGACCAGGGGAAAGCAGGTTTCCTGGGCAACGTCCACATTCGGCAGGGTTACGCGTGGCGGATGAGTGAGATCCATGCCGTCACCGGGCTCGTACATCTGCGCCGATTGCCGGAGTTTCTCGCGGTCCGGGCTCGGATCGCCGCGCGCTACGACGCGGCGATCGACGCCAACCCCGGTCTGGAACGGCCGCGGACGCCGCCCGCCGACGTGAACAACTACTACAAGTACATAGTGCTGCCGAGTTCCGGTGTCGACCGGACATCTCTGCGCAAGGAGCTCAAGGAAAAGCATGGGGTGGGTCTTGCCGGCGAGGTCTACGAGGCCCCGCTGCACCAGCAGCCGGTCTTCGAGAGCCTCGCCGCGGGGACGCTTCCCGTCGCCGAGGACGTCTGCGCCCGGCATATCTGCCTGCCCATCCATTCGGATATGACGGACGCCGAGGCCGACCACGTTCTGACCGGCCTCTCCGGGGCGCTGAGAGCGCAGTTGCTGACCGGCTGA
- a CDS encoding MSMEG_0572/Sll0783 family nitrogen starvation response protein, which translates to MELTELEQQSIAEVPHPSLPPGSNLYGSTKIFPDYQAENGESYLTLIHGIAHESSVSFVAILQATRALRKGFESVIYFYGPGAMNAMATRGFPHTGDSAFAGEHNINNQLETFIKEGGKVYVCRFGLSLHGLREEDLIEGVIPAHPLDIQDCVIHYARKGAVINSTYMF; encoded by the coding sequence ATGGAGCTGACCGAGCTGGAGCAGCAGAGCATCGCCGAGGTCCCGCACCCGTCACTGCCGCCCGGCAGCAACCTTTACGGCTCAACCAAGATCTTTCCTGACTACCAGGCCGAGAACGGCGAGAGCTACCTGACCCTCATCCACGGCATCGCGCACGAGTCGTCCGTGAGCTTCGTGGCGATCCTGCAGGCGACCCGGGCCCTGCGGAAGGGCTTCGAGTCGGTCATCTACTTCTACGGGCCGGGCGCGATGAACGCGATGGCGACCCGGGGCTTCCCACACACCGGCGACTCCGCGTTCGCCGGCGAGCACAACATCAACAATCAGCTGGAGACCTTCATCAAGGAGGGCGGGAAGGTCTACGTCTGCCGGTTCGGCCTGTCCCTGCACGGGCTGCGCGAGGAAGACCTGATCGAGGGCGTCATCCCGGCGCATCCGCTGGACATCCAGGACTGCGTGATCCATTACGCCCGCAAGGGCGCCGTCATCAACTCGACCTACATGTTCTGA